From the Ignavibacteriales bacterium genome, the window ATTCCCGATGGACTTCTCCACCATTTCGAATATCTCGTCTTTCAGTCTCTCGCCCATGAGAGCCTGTCGTCTCAATTCGTATATGACCTCTCTTTGCTGGTTCATAACGTTATCGTATTCGAGAAGTCTCTTCCTGATAGCGAAGTTATTTTCCTCCACCTTTTTCTGCGCTCGCTCGACTGAGTTTGTGATCATGCTATGCTCGATCGCCTGTCCTTCCTCGAATCCCAGTCTCTGCATTACGCTTGCTATCCTCTCATTACCGAATAGCCTCATAAGATCATCTTCCAGCGAAAGATAGAATCTCGAAGAACCCGGATCTCCCTGCCTTCCTGCTCTACCTCTTAACTGCCTGTCTATACGCCTGGAATCATGTCTTTCAGTACCAATTATATGTAATCCGCCTTCTTCCTTTACACCGGGTCCGAGCTTAATATCCGTACCCCGTCCTGCCATGTTAGTTGCAATTGTCACTGCGCCCGGTAGTCCGGCGTTTTCAACGATCTGCGCCTCGCGCTGGTGTTGTTTCGCGTTCAAAACCTCATGTGGTATCTTCTTCCTTTTTAGAAGTCTCGATATAGTCTCTGATACTTCCACGCTGGCTGTACCAACTAGAACCGGCCTGCCTTCGCTTTTGAGTTTTTCTATTTGATCGATAACAGCATTATATTTCTCTCTTTTCGTTCTGTATATCTGGTCATTCTGGTCATCTCTTATTACATCTACATTGGTCGGGATGACAACCACATCGAGATTGTAAATATCCATGAACTCCGATGCTTCGGTCTCTGCAGTACCCGTCATTCCGGCAAGCTTATTGTAAAGCCTGAAATAGTTCTGCAATGTTATGGTTGCAAGTGTCTGCGTATCTTTCTCGACCTTTACACCCTCTTTTGCTTCGATTGCCTGGTGCAATCCTTCTGAATACCTTCTGCCTGAAAGCACACGTCCGGTAAATTCATCTACAATCTGCACTTTACCGTCCTGAATCACGTAATCCACGTCCTTTTCATAAAGCGCGTAAGCCTTTAACAATTGGTGTACCGTGTGAAGCCTGTCGCTTCTTTCGGAATATATTTTTGTAATTTCATCCTTTTTAAATTGCCTGTCTTCCACCGAAAGCGAATCATCGTTGTCCAGTATGGCGAACTCTGTCCCAAGGTCAGGGAGTGTGAAGAAATCCTTTTGCGTTGATGAAGGCGCGAGATACTCTCTTCCTTTTTCCGAAAGATCGGTAATGTGTGATTTTTCATCTATGACGAAGTATAGCTCGTCATCGACTATATGCATTTCCTTTCCTTTATCCCGCATATAGTAGGCTTCCGTTGTCTGCATGAGCTTTTTATTGCTCGGCTCGCTCAGAAGCTTTTCCAGTCTTTTATGTTTTGGAAGACCGTGATAAGCTCTTAGTATTAACAGCCCGGCGGTTTCCTCATCATCCTTTGTCATCGCTTCACCTTTTTCGAGAAGCTTCTCTGCCTCGGCAGTAAGATTGTTTACAAGTGTTCTCTGAGCGTTTACAAGATTCCTTATCATAGGGTTGATGTCATCGAACTTATGTTCGGACGCTTCAACCGGACCGGAAATAATAAGCGGTGTTCTTGCTTCGTCTATAAGTACAGAGTC encodes:
- the secA gene encoding preprotein translocase subunit SecA, translating into MFKVLSKIFPTKHEKDVKNILPIIDEINNHYEALAGLSDDELRAKTQGFKDHIKNETAEIESRLAELKEKLSGDMEPDERIDAYDEIKNLEKELKETVEAILNDILPEAYAVVKDTCRRLCGKEWTAAGTKIKWNMIPYDVQLIGGIVLHQGKIAEMATGEGKTLVASFPLYLNSLPGKGVHLITVNDYLAQRDAEWMGEIFKFHGLTVGIILNDMNSDKRKQMYECDITYGTNNEFGFDYLRDNMVVNREHLVQRGHNYAIVDEVDSVLIDEARTPLIISGPVEASEHKFDDINPMIRNLVNAQRTLVNNLTAEAEKLLEKGEAMTKDDEETAGLLILRAYHGLPKHKRLEKLLSEPSNKKLMQTTEAYYMRDKGKEMHIVDDELYFVIDEKSHITDLSEKGREYLAPSSTQKDFFTLPDLGTEFAILDNDDSLSVEDRQFKKDEITKIYSERSDRLHTVHQLLKAYALYEKDVDYVIQDGKVQIVDEFTGRVLSGRRYSEGLHQAIEAKEGVKVEKDTQTLATITLQNYFRLYNKLAGMTGTAETEASEFMDIYNLDVVVIPTNVDVIRDDQNDQIYRTKREKYNAVIDQIEKLKSEGRPVLVGTASVEVSETISRLLKRKKIPHEVLNAKQHQREAQIVENAGLPGAVTIATNMAGRGTDIKLGPGVKEEGGLHIIGTERHDSRRIDRQLRGRAGRQGDPGSSRFYLSLEDDLMRLFGNERIASVMQRLGFEEGQAIEHSMITNSVERAQKKVEENNFAIRKRLLEYDNVMNQQREVIYELRRQALMGERLKDEIFEMVEKSIGNIIEKYQESADVQGLIDEIQRTFLIKLDLSPEEYQRLGEEGLKELIVKETRDFYKRKEERYGTELMSNVERFAMLTVIDEKWKEHLREMDDLKEGINFRAYAQKDPLIEYKMDGFKLFAEMLEALYTDVISFIFRFTTQTGEQFTDRPKEMNTSRMRTQHASSTGMGFTAAPVMNEIDEATPGKQEPVKVDKKIGRNDPCFCGSGKKYKHCHGKGK